In one Arachis duranensis cultivar V14167 chromosome 9, aradu.V14167.gnm2.J7QH, whole genome shotgun sequence genomic region, the following are encoded:
- the LOC107467367 gene encoding uncharacterized protein LOC107467367, translating into MSSPALIDQVIVEAPNNISLSKKVDLLRQKRLSDGKNTISTELQIFKSSEESYDVNHLCSQHKRRKMEIEGVEFLPSSSKFLEKPLNSIDQKSVGRDLSTEEDNPEALQDQHLTFDQEDGTGRPYVCNSLSEELQCTQPCETMEGSSVKVSIAEKLLFDGRHRSTEKLILEDKRDDSWHPPLNGGQESAQRLTCVEDGTSEGRIYLEGNARFSNVYSVSPAIECADLIDADVTVPEFDGFIMPTDNIQPCTTGDQIEFEKMNPLSNSVDYSSLGKSRFMHSPFCYSSTPCKLDTILGLCRSLPNGLLEGMNLRTSLAQNDESSRAFSDCLPNSKVQYSPSVQTFWDKINSYGSSGKRQSLKLELPCISEENENVDEIADTSQKGIGSEGMTSSITLEPLADIMDGAKPSASALQDDMLTAGSIDFVGSQVNVSGTHNKARKKQDSNRKRFTGKGKENQSVSLGANGAKRTTESVSKTNRPKLSGKDSLKQGSTFSIGKTSYNNIVSNVTSFIPLVQQKQSAAVATGKRDVKVKALEAAEAAKRMAQKKENERKMKKEALRIEREKLEQHNQRQQELQKKKKEEERKKKEAEMAAKKRQREEEGKKEKERKRKRVNDAKKQHHEQEKIHAKKEDKQVQIRAAGEQIRESKKLMDEKENHQKLQMDISEGNLELVSESEPLNTRNSTNDKIKECCPAYSEAMNGDNKEKVTSNFIKASEDDAFINEHPFQEQSYDISPYKESDDEDEDEDDKPNNKFIPSWASKHRLSLAASSQKMDPETIFPQRSFCNIAEVLLPRRFQSY; encoded by the exons ATGTCATCTCCTGCTCTTATAGACCAAGTGATTGTTGAGGCCCCAAACAACATTTCCTTAAGCAAAAAAGTTGACTTATTGAGGCAGAAACGGCTCAGCGATGGAAAGAATACTATTTCAACTGAGCTCCAGATTTTTAAATCTTCCGAAGAGAGTTATGATGTGAATCATTTGTGCTCTCAgcataaaagaagaaagatggaaaTTGAAGGAGTGGAGTTTCTACCTTCCTCTTCAAAGTTTCTTGAAAAGCCACTTAATTCTATTGACCAAAAGTCTGTAGGTAGAGACCTGAGTACTGAAGAAGATAATCCTGAAGCTCTCCAAGATCAGCATTTGACATTTGATCAGGAGGATGGTACAGGACGTCCATATGTTTGTAACAGCCTATCAGAAGAGTTGCAATGTACCCAGCCCTGTGAAACAATGGAAGGGTCCTCAGTTAAAGTGAGCATAGCAGAG AAACTTCTTTTTGATGGAAGGCACAGAAGCACAGAGAAACTTATTTTGGAAGATAAGAGGGATGATTCATGGCATCCTCCGTTAAATGGTGGACAGGAAAGTGCCCAACGTCTAACCTGTGTTGAAGATGGCACCTCGGAAGGAAGAATTTATCTGGAAGGAAATGCTAGGTTCTCAAATGTTTATTCTGTTTCTCCAGCGATCGAATGCGCGGATTTGATTGACGCAGATGTTACTGTACCAGAGTTTGATGGGTTCATTATGCCGACCGATAATATACAGCCATGTACTACTGGAGATCAGATAGAATTCGAGAAAATGAATCCACTGAGCAACTCGGTAGATTATTCGTCCCTTGGTAAATCCAGATTCATGCATTCTCCATTTTGTTATTCTTCAACTCCTTGTAAGCTAGATACTATACTAGGCCTTTGTCGGTCTTTACCTAATGGCCTTTTGGAGGGGATGAATTTGAGGACTTCTCTTGCTCAAAACGATGAGAGTTCAAGGGCCTTCTCTGATTGCCTACCAAATAGTAAGGTTCAATACTCACCTTCAGTTCAAACTTTTTGGGATAAAATTAATTCCTATGGAAGTTCAGGGAAGCGCCAGAGTTTGAAACTGGAGCTTCCTTGCATTagtgaagaaaatgaaaatgttGATGAGATTGCTGATACATCCCAAAAGGGCATTGGTTCAGAAGGAATGACTAGCTCAATTACACTGGAACCACTTGCTGATATTATGGATGGAGCAAAACCTTCTGCATCAGCTTTACAAGATGATATGTTAACCGCGGGAAGTATAGATTTTGTGGGCTCACAAGTGAATGTCAGTGGTACTCATAATAAGGCAAGAAAGAAGCAAGATAGCAATAGGAAAAGATTCACGGGTAAGGGGAAGGAGAACCAGAGTGTTTCTCTTGGAGCAAATGGTGCCAAGAGAACTACAGAATCAGTTAGCAAGACCAATAGGCCGAAGTTATCTGGAAAAGATAGTTTGAAACAAGGTTCCACTTTCTCTATAGGGAAGACTTCCTACAACAATATTGTCTCCAACGTCACTTCCTTCATTCCATTAGTTCAACAAAAACAATCAGCAGCAGTTGCTACAG GCAAAAGGGATGTCAAAGTCAAGGCCCTGGAGGCTGCTGAAGCTGCAAAACGTATGGCCCAAAAGAAAGAGAATGAACGCAAGATGAAGAAGGAGGCATTAAGAATTGAGCGGGAAAAATTAGAGCAACATAACCAAAGGCAGCAAGAGctgcagaagaaaaagaaggaggaagaacggaagaaaaaggaagcagAAATGGCAGCAAAGAAGAGacagagagaagaagaagggaaaaaggaaaaagaaaggaaaaggaagCGTGTTAATGATGCAAAGAAGCAACATCATGAGCAAGAGAAGATACACGCTAAGAAAGAAGATAAACAAGTACAAATCCGAGCAGCA GGTGAACAAATCCGAGAAAGCAAGAAACTTATGgatgagaaagaaaatcatcaGAAATTGCAAATGGACATCAGTGAGGGTAATTTGGAGCTTGTTTCTGAAAGTGAACCTTTGAATACCAGGAATTCgacaaatgataaaataaaagaatgctGTCCTGCATATTCTGAAGCTATGAATGGTGATAATAAAGAAAAG GTGACGAGCAATTTTATCAAAGCATCTGAAGATGATGCCTTCATCAACGAACACCCATTTCAAGAGCAATCATATGATATCTCTCCTTATAAAGAAtcagatgatgaagatgaagatgaggaTGACAAACCAAATAATAAGTTTATTCCTTCATGGGCAAG TAAGCATCGCTTGTCTCTAGCTGCTTCTTCCCAGAAAATGGACCCGGAAACGATATTTCCCCAGCGAAGTTTTTGTAATATAGCAGAAG TACTCCTTCCACGGAGGTTTCAGTCGTATTAG
- the LOC107467368 gene encoding pentatricopeptide repeat-containing protein At5g04780, mitochondrial, with translation MKTVRRCQRFCGNAAIHFRKLTVLAESKPDFLESKQVLHAAADKDATRVSNLHYLVQLYAKIRSSMAGRACHAYAIRIGLEFDVLTSNMIINMYSKCGLVDDARQVFDEMPVRSLVSWNTIIGALTQNAENQEPLLLFIQMQRDGTPFNEFTISSVVCACALNCATLECMQLHAFSIKAAIDSNCFVGTALVDVYAKCSSIEDASRVFESMPETNAVTWSSMLAGYVKNGLFEEALLLFRNAQLIGFDKDPFMVSSAICACAGMATLIEGKQVHAISWKSGFGSNVYVASSLIDMYAKCGCIREASLVFQGVELRSKVLWNAMISGFAKHACALEARIIFEKMQQRGLLPDEVSYVSVLNACSHMGLYKEGEKYFELMVREHNLSPNALHYSCMIDILGRAGLVHNAYDLIQRMPFEATASMWGSLLASCRNYGDIEFAEIAAKHLFEMEPSNAGNHVLLANIYATNKKWEEVARARKLLRESDLRKERGLSWIEIKNKVHSFTVGERNHPQMNMIYDYLDNLVEELKKLNYKVDTNHDLHDVDENRKQTLLKHHSEKLAVSYGLMSLPSDIDIPIRIMKNLRICGDCHNFMKLVSKCTSREIIVRDTNRFHHFKDGCCSCGEFW, from the coding sequence ATGAAAACCGTGAGAAGGTGCCAGAGATTCTGTGGCAATGCTGCCATCCATTTTAGGAAATTAACAGTTCTTGCCGAGTCCAAACCAGATTTCTTAGAATCGAAACAAGTTCTTCATGCGGCTGCGGATAAGGATGCTACTCGTGTTTCAAATCTGCACTATCTTGTGCAGTTATATGCTAAAATAAGATCATCCATGGCTGGAAGGGCATGCCATGCTTATGCTATTCGTATTGGATTGGAATTCGACGTTTTAACTTCAAATATGATCATTAACATGTACTCCAAATGTGGTTTAGTTGATGATGCTCGCCAAGTGTTCGATGAAATGCCGGTGAGAAGCTTGGTTTCGTGGAACACAATTATTGGAGCACTTACCCAGAATGCAGAGAATCAAGAACCTCTCTTGCTTTTTATTCAAATGCAAAGAGACGGAACCCCTTTCAATGAGTTTACCATTTCCAGTGTTGTATGCGCATGTGCCTTGAATTGTGCCACTCTCGAATGCATGCAACTGCATGCTTTTTCAATTAAGGCTGCCATAGATTCAAATTGTTTTGTTGGAACTGCTTTAGTTGATGTCTATGCCAAGTGCTCTTCAATTGAAGACGCAAGCCGAGTGTTTGAGAGTATGCCTGAAACTAATGCTGTTACGTGGAGTTCAATGTTAGCAGGATATGTTAAAAATGGTTTATTTGAGGAAGCCTTGCTGCTTTTTCGTAATGCGCAGCTTATCGGTTTTGATAAGGACCCATTTATGGTTTCTTCTGCTATCTGTGCTTGTGCAGGTATGGCAACCTTGATTGAAGGAAAACAAGTGCATGCTATCTCATGGAAATCTGGATTTGGTTCAAACGTATATGTTGCCTCCTCCCTTATAGACATGTATGCTAAATGCGGCTGCATAAGGGAAGCTTCCCTTGTGTTTCAAGGAGTGGAGCTGAGAAGTAAGGTTTTATGGAATGCCATGATTTCAGGGTTTGCTAAACATGCTTGTGCACTAGAGGCCCGGATCATATTCGAAAAAATGCAGCAGAGAGGGTTACTTCCTGATGAAGTTTCTTACGTATCTGTATTAAATGCATGTAGCCATATGGGTTTGTATAAAGAAGGAGAGAAGTACTTTGAACTCATGGTCAGAGAGCACAATCTTTCGCCCAATGCCCTTCACTATTCGTGTATGATTGATATTCTTGGTCGTGCAGGATTGGTTCACAACGCATATGACTTGATTCAGAGAATGCCATTTGAAGCAACTGCTTCTATGTGGGGTTCACTCTTAGCCTCATGTAGAAATTATGGCGATATTGAGTTTGCTGAGATTGCAGCCAAGCATCTATTTGAAATGGAACCTAGCAATGCCGGAAACCATGTCTTGCTAGCAAACATCTATGCAACAAATAAAAAGTGGGAGGAAGTTGCCAGAGCAAGGAAGCTTCTGAGAGAGAGTGATCTTCGAAAGGAGAGGGGTTTGAGCTGGAttgaaataaagaacaaggttcATTCATTCACCGTTGGTGAAAGAAACCATCCACAAATGAATATGATTTATGATTATTTGGATAATTTGGTAGAGGAGTtaaagaagctaaattacaaggTTGATACCAACCATGATCTGCATGATGTAGATGAGAACAGGAAACAGACGCTTTTGAAGCATCACAGTGAGAAACTTGCTGTTTCCTATGGATTGATGTCTTTACCTAGTGATATAGATATACCAATAAGGATTATGAAAAACCTAAGAATTTGTGGCGATTGCCACAATTTTATGAAACTTGTGTCTAAGTGTACTAGTAGGGAGATCATTGTTCGAGATACAAACCGCTTTCACCACTTTAAAGATGGCTGCTGTTCTTGTGGGGAGTTTTGGTGA
- the LOC107467227 gene encoding cationic amino acid transporter 7, chloroplastic, with translation MASGSGDATSASASSSFSSFSAYLHALSHTPSRLATRAVSVSTSYDEMTRLRARSGSHMRRTLRWYDLVALGVGGMVGAGVFVTTGRAAHLYAGPAVVLSYAIAGLCALLSAFCYTEFAVDMPVAGGAFSYLRVTFGEFAAFLTGANLVMDYVMSNAAVARGFTSYLGTAIGISSSKWRLTVPYLPKGFNQIDLVAVAVVLLMTLVICYSTRESSVVNIILTALHIVFIAFVIVMGFWRGSWKNFTEPSEPEKYPSGFFPHGASGVFVGASAVYMSYIGYDAVSTMAEEVKEPVKDIPIGVSGSVAIVTVLYCLMAASMSKLLPYDLIDAEAPFSAAFSGKWVSRVIGVGASFGILTSLLVAMLGQARYMCVIGRSGVVPTWFARVHPKTNTPVNASAFLGQYSFFTFP, from the exons ATGGCCAGCGGAAGCGGCGATGCCACTTCTGCTTCTGCGTCTTCTTCCTTCTCCAGTTTTAGCGCGTATCTACACGCGCTCTCTCACACTCCTTCTCGCCTTGCTACCCGTGCCGTCTCAGTATCCACCTCCTACGACGAGATGACCCGCCTCCGCGCCCGATCCGGCTCCCATATGCGCCGCACTCTCCGCTGGTACGACCTCGTCGCCCTCGGCGTCGGCGGCATGGTTGGCGCCGGCGTCTTCGTCACCACCGGACGCGCCGCTCACCTCTACGCTGGTCCCGCCGTTGTCCTCTCCTACGCAATTGCAGGCCTCTGCGCTCTTCTCTCCGCCTTCTGCTACACAGAGTTCGCCGTCGACATGCCAGTGGCGGGCGGCGCCTTCAGCTACCTCCGCGTGACATTCGGCGAATTCGCGGCGTTCCTGACTGGAGCGAACCTCGTGATGGACTACGTGATGTCGAATGCGGCCGTTGCTAGAGGTTTCACGTCTTACCTCGGCACCGCAATCGGCATCTCCTCCAGCAAGTGGAGGCTGACGGTGCCGTATCTCCCTAAAGGCTTCAACCAGATAGACCTGGTGGCTGTCGCCGTCGTTCTCCTCATGACCCTCGTCATCTGCTACAG CACCAGGGAGAGCTCAGTGGTGAATATAATATTGACGGCGTTACACATTGTGTTCATAGCATTCGTGATAGTGATGGGGTTTTGGAGAGGAAGCTGGAAGAATTTCACGGAGCCGAGTGAGCCGGAGAAGTATCCGTCAGGATTCTTTCCGCACGGTGCTTCGGGTGTGTTCGTGGGGGCTTCAGCGGTTTACATGAGTTACATTGGATACGACGCCGTATCGACGATGGCTGAAGAAGTGAAGGAACCAGTGAAGGACATACCGATCGGTGTGTCAGGGTCGGTGGCTATTGTCACTGTTCTCTATTGCCTCATGGCAGCATCCATGTCCAAACTTCTCCCATACGACTTG ATCGATGCGGAAGCGCCGTTTTCGGCGGCGTTCAGTGGGAAATGGGTGTCGCGGGTGATAGGAGTGGGGGCCAGCTTCGGGATCTTGACGTCGCTGTTAGTTGCAATGCTTGGTCAGGCCCGTTACATGTGCGTCATCGGACGGTCTGGCGTGGTCCCCACTTGGTTCGCCAGGGTCCACCCTAAAACTAACACCCCTGTCAACGCCTCCGCTTTTCTTGGTCAGTATTCTTTCTTTACCTTCCCTTAA